Proteins co-encoded in one Paracrocinitomix mangrovi genomic window:
- a CDS encoding MFS transporter — translation MIHKKLLPAYLLTFVNVLGFSILMPVLPFIVEDYGAQEWVYGLFMTLYSAFQFFGAPYLGAMSDSRGRKPVLIISQAGTLLSWIVFIIALTLPNVSIWGLSIPLLIIGVSRIFDGLTGGNTSVAFAYVSDITSREEKIYIFSYLGGISAIGMIVGPGLGGIAASGSLGSMGAIILAAGISVITLITLFFWIKESHPEEKRRPRERKPIIYNIFILRRIREIQPKPIIKLIFILKLLVSMMMAFYLSTIALFLIDLFEFTKVQLGQFMLVVGVFLFFNQVVISKWVIRKIGAGKTLILGLIFSTFGLFFITLTDNIYAYIAFYYIMNLGISLCFPTINSLISIHADPQKQGEIMGISESLNSLALAIFPVLGATLYMYYGSHIYWAIAALPFIGLIVGLTNRKVFQEA, via the coding sequence TTGATACACAAAAAATTACTACCAGCCTATTTACTCACCTTTGTTAACGTACTTGGATTCAGTATTCTAATGCCTGTACTACCATTTATTGTGGAAGATTACGGCGCACAAGAATGGGTGTATGGTTTGTTCATGACACTTTATTCAGCTTTTCAATTTTTTGGGGCACCTTATTTAGGTGCCATGTCAGATTCAAGAGGAAGAAAACCGGTATTAATAATCAGTCAGGCTGGAACACTACTGAGTTGGATAGTATTTATTATAGCGCTAACATTACCTAATGTTAGCATTTGGGGATTATCAATACCACTACTCATTATTGGTGTTAGCAGGATTTTTGACGGATTGACAGGAGGTAATACATCTGTAGCTTTTGCTTACGTATCAGACATCACAAGTCGTGAGGAAAAAATCTACATCTTTTCTTACTTAGGTGGGATATCCGCAATTGGTATGATAGTAGGTCCGGGACTTGGAGGAATTGCAGCTTCAGGGAGTTTAGGAAGCATGGGAGCCATTATTTTAGCCGCAGGAATTTCAGTTATCACCTTGATCACCCTCTTTTTCTGGATTAAAGAATCACATCCTGAAGAGAAAAGAAGACCGAGAGAAAGAAAACCTATTATTTACAACATTTTTATTCTAAGAAGAATCAGAGAAATACAGCCTAAGCCCATCATTAAACTCATTTTTATTTTAAAGTTATTGGTGTCAATGATGATGGCTTTTTATTTATCAACGATTGCCTTGTTCTTAATAGACTTATTTGAATTTACTAAGGTTCAACTAGGTCAATTCATGTTGGTAGTTGGGGTATTTTTATTCTTCAACCAAGTTGTAATTTCTAAGTGGGTGATCAGAAAAATTGGAGCAGGTAAAACACTGATTTTAGGGTTAATCTTCTCTACTTTCGGATTGTTTTTTATCACTTTAACAGATAATATCTACGCTTACATTGCTTTCTACTACATCATGAACCTGGGGATTTCTTTGTGTTTCCCAACAATTAATTCATTGATATCAATTCATGCTGACCCTCAAAAACAAGGCGAAATTATGGGAATTAGCGAATCTTTGAATTCGTTAGCTCTGGCTATTTTCCCTGTACTTGGTGCTACGCTTTACATGTATTATGGATCACACATTTACTGGGCGATTGCAGCCTTACCTTTTATTGGATTAATTGTAGGATTAACCAATAGAAAAGTGTTTCAGGAAGCTTAA
- a CDS encoding matrixin family metalloprotease: MKKRTIYNAISILIGIAFLFACEGKGIFSDDEKKIGIQPFGDIAQAEIDSVKKSIEEMYDLEVVVYEHVPLPDRAYTEIRYPRYRADTLVQWLSERVPDTVDMLVGLTNRDISITKYKDISGREIKEPEWMYKDFGIFGLGRIKGNACVVSSNRLHKDVSDKTFFKRLTRISCHEVGHVLGLHHCPEQNCLMNDANETIKTIDNSTGELCKDCWRKIR; the protein is encoded by the coding sequence ATGAAAAAAAGAACTATATACAATGCGATTTCGATACTAATTGGAATCGCATTTTTGTTTGCATGCGAGGGAAAAGGAATTTTTTCAGATGATGAAAAGAAGATAGGGATTCAACCATTTGGAGACATTGCACAAGCTGAAATTGATTCAGTAAAAAAATCAATTGAAGAGATGTATGACTTGGAAGTGGTGGTATACGAACATGTTCCATTACCTGATAGGGCTTATACTGAAATTAGGTATCCTAGATACCGTGCAGATACATTGGTTCAATGGCTGTCAGAAAGGGTGCCAGATACGGTAGATATGTTGGTGGGACTTACCAATAGAGATATTTCCATCACAAAGTATAAAGACATTTCAGGAAGGGAAATCAAAGAACCTGAATGGATGTACAAAGACTTTGGAATATTTGGATTAGGAAGAATAAAAGGTAATGCCTGTGTAGTTTCATCTAACAGATTGCACAAAGATGTCAGTGATAAAACCTTTTTCAAAAGACTCACGCGAATATCTTGTCATGAAGTTGGACATGTGCTGGGATTACATCATTGTCCTGAGCAAAATTGTTTGATGAATGACGCCAATGAAACCATTAAGACAATTGATAATAGCACAGGCGAATTGTGTAAAGATTGTTGGAGGAAAATCCGTTAG
- a CDS encoding GWxTD domain-containing protein: MKQLFTILFIGFAAISFAKPRAFFNYKVFYTPDQAAYVTTYLQFSGGTFKYETNQNGNLVTKVEITHLFSIGDSVVFVDKYSLDSPEMIDSIVDDFFDIQNYGLDPGIYDYQLTIKDVVSGEEVQGNQSLKIDPFTPDKLQFSDVALIQSAAPSEDKNNFVKNGFFLLPYMTNYFPPEMDKIAFYFEMYNAKKVIGEDEQFIMTYEITNNDNQKKVEGIFQHKRLSTAPVIPVIGYLPISGLPSGDYNVLINIIDKNNDTIASNYTFFQRRSDVIPQGISVEDVVLDAKWIEEIPRDSIPYFLGSIMPIAPKYEYETIRKMLKSDDTTRMQKYLLAFWQQTAPNNTTVEWYKYKNTVYYCEKLFGTQIKNAFETDRGRVWLKYGAPNQFIDRPNEPSAYPYQIWHYYRIGQRSDVRFIFYNPDLVTNDYPLLHSDMQGELQNYRWQNDLYKRDSPSYNVDDPGGSIHYGGNANLYWNEIDRR; this comes from the coding sequence ATGAAGCAACTGTTTACCATATTGTTTATTGGATTTGCTGCAATTTCCTTTGCCAAACCAAGAGCATTTTTCAACTATAAGGTTTTTTACACTCCAGATCAGGCAGCATATGTTACTACCTATCTTCAATTTTCAGGAGGAACATTTAAATATGAAACCAATCAAAATGGAAACCTGGTAACTAAAGTTGAAATCACTCACCTTTTTAGTATTGGTGATTCTGTTGTATTTGTAGATAAATACAGCTTGGATTCTCCTGAAATGATTGATTCAATTGTAGATGACTTCTTTGATATTCAAAATTATGGGCTTGATCCGGGAATCTATGATTATCAGTTAACCATCAAAGATGTTGTTTCCGGTGAAGAGGTTCAAGGAAATCAAAGCCTTAAAATTGATCCATTTACTCCAGATAAATTGCAGTTTTCAGATGTAGCTTTAATTCAGTCTGCAGCTCCATCTGAAGACAAAAACAACTTTGTAAAAAACGGTTTCTTTTTGTTGCCATACATGACCAATTATTTTCCTCCTGAAATGGATAAAATTGCTTTTTACTTTGAAATGTATAATGCCAAAAAAGTGATTGGAGAAGACGAACAGTTTATCATGACATATGAAATCACCAACAACGATAACCAAAAGAAAGTTGAAGGTATTTTCCAACACAAAAGATTGTCTACAGCTCCCGTTATTCCGGTAATCGGCTATTTGCCTATTTCAGGCTTACCATCAGGAGATTATAATGTATTGATCAACATCATTGACAAAAACAATGATACCATTGCCTCTAACTACACATTTTTTCAAAGAAGATCTGATGTGATTCCTCAAGGAATTAGTGTTGAAGATGTTGTATTAGACGCTAAATGGATTGAAGAAATTCCACGTGATTCAATTCCTTATTTTTTAGGAAGTATCATGCCTATCGCTCCTAAATATGAGTATGAAACCATCAGAAAAATGTTAAAATCTGATGACACAACTCGTATGCAAAAATATCTGTTGGCATTTTGGCAACAAACAGCTCCTAACAACACTACTGTTGAATGGTACAAATACAAGAACACAGTTTATTATTGTGAGAAACTGTTTGGTACGCAGATTAAAAATGCCTTTGAAACAGATCGTGGAAGAGTGTGGTTAAAATATGGTGCTCCAAATCAGTTTATTGATAGACCAAATGAACCAAGTGCATATCCTTATCAAATTTGGCACTATTACCGTATTGGACAAAGATCTGACGTTCGCTTTATTTTCTACAATCCTGATTTGGTAACCAATGATTATCCTTTGTTGCACTCTGATATGCAAGGTGAGCTACAAAATTATCGTTGGCAAAATGATCTTTATAAACGAGATTCGCCTAGCTACAACGTAGATGATCCGGGAGGATCTATCCATTATGGAGGAAATGCTAACTTATATTGGAACGAAATAGACAGACGTTAA
- the folD gene encoding bifunctional methylenetetrahydrofolate dehydrogenase/methenyltetrahydrofolate cyclohydrolase FolD, with protein sequence MEILDGKKIAAEIREEIAQKVVEIKNQGKKTPHLVAVIVGNDGASRTYVNSKVKNCEAVGFKSTLIELPDTISEAELLNKVDELNNDDDVDGFIVQLPLPKHIDEEKVTLAVKPAKDVDGFHPENLGRMILGLPGFLPATPAGIVELLKRYKIETSGKNCVVIGRSHIVGTPMSILMSRNTEVGNCTVTLTHSRTQNLSEITKQADILIVAIGKPEFVSADMVKEGAVVVDVGIHRIPDDSKKSGFRLLGDVKYDEVAAKSSYITPVPGGVGPLTIASLMLNTLKAIDLK encoded by the coding sequence ATGGAAATACTGGATGGTAAAAAAATTGCTGCCGAGATTAGAGAAGAAATCGCTCAAAAGGTAGTTGAAATCAAAAATCAGGGTAAAAAAACACCTCATTTAGTTGCAGTAATTGTAGGGAATGATGGTGCAAGTAGAACCTATGTGAATTCAAAAGTAAAGAATTGTGAAGCGGTAGGTTTTAAATCCACTTTAATTGAATTGCCTGATACAATTTCTGAAGCTGAACTACTCAACAAAGTTGATGAGTTAAACAATGATGATGATGTAGATGGATTTATAGTTCAGTTACCATTACCAAAGCATATTGATGAAGAAAAGGTGACTTTGGCAGTTAAACCAGCTAAAGATGTTGATGGTTTCCATCCGGAGAATCTGGGAAGAATGATTTTAGGACTTCCGGGATTTTTGCCCGCAACTCCTGCAGGAATTGTTGAACTACTTAAGCGATACAAAATTGAAACCTCAGGAAAAAATTGCGTTGTAATAGGGAGAAGTCACATTGTTGGAACGCCAATGAGCATTTTAATGTCCCGAAACACTGAGGTAGGGAACTGTACTGTGACACTTACCCATTCACGAACGCAAAATCTTTCAGAGATTACAAAGCAAGCTGATATTTTAATTGTTGCTATTGGAAAACCTGAATTTGTTTCGGCCGATATGGTGAAAGAAGGCGCAGTAGTTGTTGATGTTGGTATTCACAGAATTCCGGATGACAGTAAAAAGTCAGGATTCAGATTGTTGGGAGATGTGAAATATGACGAAGTGGCTGCTAAAAGTTCATACATTACACCAGTGCCAGGAGGAGTAGGACCATTGACCATAGCATCTTTGATGTTAAACACACTCAAGGCCATAGACCTGAAATAA
- a CDS encoding c-type cytochrome — translation MKVLIYLSPLFLLFACGNSSEYDEFSDDPAVSVYPKGKEIYDRSCIACHMEDGKGLEGTFPPLAASDYLLANPKRALKQVLEGSSEVMVVNGVEYDNVMPPQSVSEEEAVEVVNYILNAWGNEGGEVSSSDLP, via the coding sequence GTGAAAGTTCTCATCTATTTAAGTCCGCTATTTTTATTGTTTGCTTGTGGTAATTCGTCTGAATATGATGAATTTTCGGATGATCCTGCAGTTTCAGTTTACCCCAAAGGAAAAGAAATTTACGACAGAAGTTGTATTGCTTGTCACATGGAAGACGGTAAGGGATTAGAAGGAACTTTTCCGCCATTAGCTGCTTCTGATTATTTGTTAGCAAATCCAAAAAGAGCGTTAAAACAAGTGTTGGAAGGAAGCAGTGAAGTAATGGTTGTGAATGGCGTAGAATATGACAATGTAATGCCTCCTCAAAGCGTTTCTGAAGAAGAAGCTGTTGAAGTTGTGAACTATATACTGAATGCTTGGGGAAATGAAGGAGGAGAAGTAAGTTCTTCTGATCTTCCGTAA
- a CDS encoding DUF1566 domain-containing protein, which translates to MVVCPEDLDTDAWWCSSGNNVSGASDASIGAGLTNTNEILTGCGEPLSAAKICDDATIGGYSDWYLPSEDELKAVYFKVHQKGQGNFASNFYWTSTKTNSTTAQHVRFDNGTAGFSTMTNAHYVRGVRNF; encoded by the coding sequence ATGGTTGTTTGCCCTGAAGATTTAGATACTGACGCCTGGTGGTGCAGTAGTGGAAACAATGTTTCAGGAGCTTCAGATGCCTCAATTGGTGCAGGGTTAACTAACACAAATGAAATTTTAACAGGATGTGGAGAGCCATTGAGTGCAGCAAAAATATGTGATGATGCAACGATAGGTGGATATTCAGATTGGTATTTACCATCCGAAGATGAACTTAAAGCAGTCTACTTTAAAGTGCACCAAAAAGGCCAAGGAAATTTTGCTTCTAATTTTTATTGGACTTCAACTAAAACCAATTCAACTACTGCTCAGCATGTACGTTTTGACAACGGAACCGCCGGTTTTAGTACCATGACAAACGCCCATTACGTAAGAGGAGTGCGTAATTTTTAA
- a CDS encoding oxygenase MpaB family protein — translation MTDYLLPSHQEFAQFRLQSDPLADEVIAKILSVGDQSNINAVFKTLRNNADVDQTELPAVIQAYFRQTEILPDWTDPELLKIGEDVFARFGPQVSMCLLCKSLPEAYACANGAKVLYTTGRMTEHQGSLKMFTRRLMETSQFVMNVCSKGGMEPGGNGIVTAQKVRLIHASIRYFILKHGWDTQQFGLPINQQDMAGTLQSFSTLVLEGLEKLDIQLSEEEKQGYYHSWRVVGHIMGLDDRLNPVSHKDGFKLGKAILADQVKGSEEGEELTKAVIDFMKGLMPGNLFDYTPEVLIRYLVGDEIAKELGVNHHNSLIELIAPRLLGHLFHEMSEIEDKVHFIKTLAENFNGKLLQGMLNHFNEDKQVRFYIPPDLKHNWKLA, via the coding sequence ATGACTGACTATTTACTTCCTAGCCATCAGGAATTTGCACAATTTAGATTACAATCAGACCCTTTAGCTGATGAAGTAATTGCCAAAATTTTATCTGTTGGTGATCAATCAAATATTAATGCTGTATTTAAAACATTGCGCAACAATGCGGATGTAGATCAAACTGAACTTCCAGCAGTAATTCAGGCATATTTTAGACAAACTGAGATTTTGCCTGATTGGACAGATCCTGAATTATTGAAAATTGGAGAAGACGTTTTTGCGCGATTCGGTCCACAAGTATCTATGTGTCTTTTGTGCAAATCATTACCTGAAGCATATGCGTGTGCTAATGGTGCAAAGGTATTGTACACAACAGGGAGGATGACCGAACATCAAGGATCATTAAAGATGTTCACCAGAAGATTAATGGAAACATCTCAATTTGTTATGAATGTTTGCAGTAAAGGAGGAATGGAACCTGGTGGAAATGGAATTGTAACTGCTCAAAAGGTGAGATTGATTCATGCTTCAATTCGTTATTTTATTTTAAAGCACGGATGGGACACTCAACAATTTGGATTGCCTATTAATCAGCAGGACATGGCAGGAACGCTTCAATCTTTTTCAACTTTAGTTTTAGAAGGATTGGAAAAATTGGATATTCAATTATCAGAAGAAGAAAAACAAGGTTATTATCACTCCTGGCGAGTGGTTGGCCATATCATGGGATTAGACGACAGATTGAATCCTGTATCACATAAAGATGGATTTAAACTGGGCAAGGCAATTTTAGCTGATCAGGTTAAAGGCTCAGAAGAAGGAGAGGAGCTTACCAAAGCTGTGATAGATTTTATGAAAGGATTAATGCCCGGCAATTTATTTGATTATACACCAGAAGTATTAATTAGATATTTAGTAGGAGATGAGATCGCAAAGGAATTAGGAGTAAATCATCACAATAGTTTGATTGAGTTAATTGCGCCTCGATTATTAGGTCACCTTTTTCATGAAATGTCTGAAATAGAAGATAAGGTTCATTTCATAAAAACTTTGGCAGAAAACTTCAATGGTAAATTGCTTCAAGGAATGTTGAACCATTTTAATGAAGATAAACAAGTGAGATTTTACATCCCTCCTGATCTCAAACATAATTGGAAATTGGCTTAA
- a CDS encoding DUF1987 domain-containing protein produces the protein MPYSIEGKRRSLKVEIDENKGSLLFAGVSLPENTNAFFEPILEVVESYLNTPKEQTTVDFYIEYLNTSSALYLRRIVMACEAKLNNDQLTVNWHFEADDDDIREFGVDFKSIFKNVDINLIEISQNPYGS, from the coding sequence ATGCCTTACAGTATTGAAGGAAAAAGAAGATCTTTAAAAGTAGAAATTGATGAAAACAAAGGTTCGCTTTTGTTTGCGGGAGTTTCTCTGCCTGAAAATACAAATGCATTTTTTGAGCCTATTCTGGAAGTTGTTGAAAGCTATCTTAATACTCCGAAAGAACAAACCACAGTTGACTTTTACATTGAATACCTAAATACAAGTTCTGCTTTGTATTTACGAAGAATTGTAATGGCTTGTGAAGCAAAACTGAACAATGATCAATTAACTGTTAACTGGCATTTTGAGGCAGATGATGACGATATCAGAGAATTTGGTGTTGACTTCAAATCCATCTTCAAAAATGTTGATATCAACTTAATTGAAATTAGTCAAAATCCTTACGGGAGCTAA
- a CDS encoding PorP/SprF family type IX secretion system membrane protein, producing MKHTLPLLVFLLFGQLSFGQQDKQLTHYIFDKMSYNPAATGFNGFCGTFIYRNQWDRVQDAPNTTLINIQGNIPQQGFGVGMSFTNDAIGFQRNNTLTLNGAFHLKTPAGVLSSGIGLGIINVAFSPNWIPPQTPYDPVLPGSVAGTGFDMNLGLYWHGNRPYYVGISTTHVAPANLTNINFNIARHYYVLAGYNYALNTDRKIDLKPSVLIKADGATMVFDVNVMGDFWLNTHSYLWGGLSYRMADAVAISAGFAISPRRNVKVNMMKFGYSFDIMTNPLNTYGKGTHELMFNFCIFPPPKGFGRHGNPFVLE from the coding sequence ATGAAACATACATTACCTCTTTTAGTTTTTTTATTGTTTGGGCAGCTTTCTTTTGGGCAACAAGACAAACAATTAACGCATTATATTTTTGATAAAATGTCTTACAATCCTGCCGCAACGGGATTTAATGGCTTTTGTGGAACATTTATTTACAGAAATCAATGGGATAGAGTACAGGATGCCCCAAATACTACCTTGATTAATATTCAGGGCAATATTCCTCAACAAGGTTTTGGTGTAGGAATGTCATTCACTAATGATGCAATTGGTTTTCAAAGAAATAACACCCTAACATTGAATGGTGCTTTTCATTTAAAAACTCCTGCAGGTGTATTGAGTAGTGGAATAGGTTTAGGAATCATCAATGTAGCTTTTTCACCTAATTGGATTCCTCCACAAACTCCTTATGATCCTGTATTACCGGGTTCAGTTGCAGGAACCGGTTTTGATATGAATTTAGGCTTGTATTGGCATGGAAATAGACCTTACTATGTTGGAATTTCAACCACACATGTTGCTCCTGCTAATCTCACTAATATCAACTTTAATATTGCCAGACATTATTATGTTTTAGCCGGATACAACTACGCACTTAATACAGATAGAAAAATTGATTTAAAACCTAGCGTATTAATTAAAGCAGATGGTGCTACAATGGTTTTTGATGTGAATGTAATGGGAGACTTTTGGTTGAATACGCATTCTTATTTATGGGGAGGCCTTTCTTATAGAATGGCAGACGCCGTGGCTATTAGTGCAGGTTTTGCTATTTCACCAAGAAGAAATGTAAAAGTGAATATGATGAAGTTCGGTTATTCATTTGACATTATGACAAACCCTTTAAATACTTATGGAAAAGGTACGCATGAGCTGATGTTTAACTTCTGTATTTTTCCGCCACCTAAAGGATTTGGAAGACATGGAAATCCTTTTGTGTTAGAGTAA
- a CDS encoding ATP-binding protein, whose protein sequence is MNTPNNIGTEYGSGFTFPRNSFGKKDLVQYISSKIRSKNPDDICLFHVEGGSGVGKTFLIEAICEELVEFTYLKGDYQINGPSDPYQGIAQLFNSPLRHFTAESNEASIKWMQELKHEFTQDAAYLQVVFPLLKNIFSKDQLDQDLTDKSPQLVQNKVNTVLTRFVKFFIDRSESKLILHIDNIEQADSSSIAFLTYLLRQKVPGLILFLTNGTDNINHPVELSNLISTGVKFADYSHVKLENLTKIQLNDFLDAINVEFENGSNSVESFYNATDGNFRAIKEVLERLYLDKELVYKNDKWQVLSKVQFTQSQDQILAKLLEYKVQTLDEEELKILTLSVCFYPHINVPFIHKITLHHEDDIHDIFQKSVKLGIMIPLGAMDQSKDDALRFTNYDFKDAYVQEYLATLISKNVRAEIHKKIADYYLSGSLLGLQDRDVYQAAYHLNLAIDKGASKDEKRITIELNIKAAKRARMSASFQAALEYAKNALKYLEDFNWKADYELLHELISESCPLAKINNQSKLSTSLYDIAKKELKKEHLIRLELVKLILDIKDGELKKALERGVENIRKSGIRVPKNVNKLDVGLAFVRTKMVLGNKTEEQILSLPELKNEEVKLAFKYFFWVFRTAQYLNPMLNGYLALKKLRLTLKHGINGDSFSGLMAYGVIVGAGTDDYKSAYKYCELGDKIAQKFGNESGEVEFGRAIYKAFKYPLKDTIPYYESARSKSHAAGDFIASAETTINESLTYFSAGYSLHDVLAKVEQNLTYCELLDTTDFIEFQIVFKYQVKELMQLEQDYQEREIKAIINHSQNTMIKGMYGIMEMVKYTFNKNWKKTLQVAQEYESSIQNLTGLYFQTEFTFLRGLAAAMMLKENQNDFKTSDLNKWLKTSIQKITKWSDAVADNHLHRLSILNGVNELSNGDYATLEKGAELAQNGGFNHYAGLSYDILSDYKNQDDYIDHYKKWGMQV, encoded by the coding sequence TTGAATACTCCAAACAACATAGGAACCGAATATGGATCAGGATTCACTTTTCCCAGAAATTCTTTTGGGAAAAAGGATCTAGTCCAGTATATATCATCTAAAATACGATCAAAAAATCCGGATGATATTTGCCTATTTCATGTTGAAGGAGGCTCAGGTGTTGGTAAAACCTTTTTAATAGAGGCAATTTGTGAGGAGTTAGTAGAATTTACATACTTAAAAGGAGATTATCAAATAAACGGACCCTCTGACCCATATCAGGGAATAGCCCAACTTTTTAACTCTCCATTGAGACATTTTACCGCAGAAAGTAATGAGGCATCAATTAAATGGATGCAAGAGTTAAAACATGAATTTACACAGGATGCGGCTTATCTTCAAGTAGTTTTTCCTTTGCTGAAAAATATCTTCTCTAAAGATCAATTGGATCAGGACTTGACTGATAAATCGCCTCAGTTAGTTCAGAATAAAGTCAATACGGTACTAACCAGATTTGTTAAATTTTTTATTGACCGAAGTGAATCAAAATTAATCCTCCATATTGATAACATTGAGCAGGCAGACAGTTCTTCAATTGCATTTTTAACTTATTTATTAAGACAAAAAGTACCTGGTTTGATTTTATTCCTAACCAATGGAACAGATAATATCAACCACCCTGTTGAATTGTCAAATTTAATTTCAACAGGTGTTAAGTTTGCTGATTATAGTCACGTAAAACTTGAGAATCTAACTAAGATTCAATTGAACGATTTTCTGGATGCAATAAATGTTGAATTTGAGAACGGATCAAATTCGGTTGAATCATTTTACAATGCTACTGATGGTAATTTCAGAGCCATTAAAGAAGTTTTAGAAAGGTTATACCTGGATAAAGAACTTGTTTACAAGAATGATAAATGGCAAGTATTATCAAAAGTTCAATTTACGCAAAGTCAGGATCAGATCTTAGCCAAATTGTTGGAATATAAAGTTCAAACGCTAGATGAAGAAGAGTTAAAGATTTTAACATTATCGGTTTGTTTTTACCCTCACATCAATGTTCCGTTTATTCATAAAATAACTTTACATCATGAAGATGATATTCACGACATTTTTCAGAAATCTGTAAAGTTAGGAATCATGATTCCTTTAGGTGCAATGGATCAAAGCAAGGATGATGCCTTAAGGTTTACCAATTACGACTTTAAAGACGCCTATGTACAAGAATATTTGGCTACACTGATAAGTAAAAATGTTAGGGCAGAAATCCATAAGAAAATAGCGGATTATTACCTGTCGGGTTCACTTCTTGGACTTCAAGATCGAGATGTTTACCAGGCTGCTTATCATCTTAATTTGGCCATTGACAAAGGGGCATCTAAAGACGAGAAAAGAATAACAATTGAACTGAATATAAAGGCAGCAAAAAGAGCACGCATGTCAGCTTCTTTTCAAGCAGCTCTAGAATATGCAAAAAATGCCTTAAAGTATTTAGAAGATTTCAATTGGAAAGCAGATTATGAGCTTTTACATGAATTGATCAGTGAAAGCTGTCCATTGGCCAAAATAAATAATCAATCAAAGCTTTCAACAAGCTTATATGATATAGCTAAAAAAGAGCTTAAAAAAGAGCACTTGATTAGATTGGAATTAGTGAAGTTGATATTGGATATTAAAGATGGAGAACTTAAAAAGGCCTTAGAAAGAGGAGTTGAAAATATCAGAAAATCAGGAATTAGAGTTCCGAAAAATGTGAATAAGCTAGATGTTGGATTAGCTTTTGTTCGAACAAAAATGGTTTTGGGTAACAAGACAGAAGAACAAATTTTATCATTACCTGAACTAAAAAATGAAGAGGTTAAATTGGCTTTTAAATATTTCTTTTGGGTTTTTAGAACAGCACAATATCTGAATCCAATGTTGAATGGTTATTTGGCGCTTAAGAAGTTGCGTCTAACCCTAAAGCATGGAATAAATGGAGATTCATTTAGTGGTTTGATGGCTTATGGTGTGATTGTAGGAGCCGGCACAGATGATTATAAATCTGCATACAAGTATTGTGAGTTGGGAGATAAAATAGCTCAAAAATTTGGCAACGAATCTGGTGAAGTTGAATTTGGAAGAGCCATTTATAAGGCCTTTAAATACCCTTTAAAAGATACTATTCCTTATTACGAATCAGCTAGAAGTAAATCTCATGCAGCAGGAGATTTTATTGCATCTGCAGAAACTACCATTAATGAATCACTTACCTATTTTTCTGCAGGATATTCCTTGCATGATGTGCTTGCTAAAGTAGAACAGAATCTGACATATTGTGAGCTATTGGATACCACTGATTTTATCGAATTTCAAATTGTATTTAAGTACCAGGTAAAAGAACTCATGCAACTTGAGCAGGATTATCAAGAAAGAGAGATCAAAGCAATTATTAATCATAGCCAAAATACTATGATTAAAGGAATGTACGGAATAATGGAAATGGTTAAATACACTTTTAATAAGAATTGGAAAAAAACACTTCAAGTAGCTCAAGAATATGAGAGTTCAATTCAAAATTTAACCGGACTATATTTTCAAACAGAATTTACATTTTTAAGAGGATTAGCAGCTGCAATGATGCTGAAGGAAAATCAAAATGACTTCAAAACCAGTGATCTTAACAAATGGCTAAAAACAAGCATTCAAAAAATTACTAAATGGTCTGATGCAGTAGCTGATAATCATTTACACAGACTTAGTATTTTGAATGGTGTAAATGAATTATCAAATGGTGATTATGCTACCTTAGAAAAAGGTGCTGAATTAGCTCAAAACGGAGGTTTTAATCATTACGCCGGCTTGTCTTATGATATTCTTTCTGATTATAAAAACCAGGATGACTATATAGACCATTACAAAAAATGGGGAATGCAAGTTTAA